One Cucurbita pepo subsp. pepo cultivar mu-cu-16 chromosome LG07, ASM280686v2, whole genome shotgun sequence genomic region harbors:
- the LOC111798378 gene encoding uncharacterized protein LOC111798378 — MSSSLQSPFPAVRTVTISYLELQDRTVDLSAKIEEGFGPKGLGILSVSDVPGFPSLRQDLLRLSSRLARLPEDAKKELEDPDSRYNFGWSHGKEKLESGKPDLLKGSFYANPILDSPTTDASLIQRYPSYCGSNIWPTKELPELELAFKALGKLILDVGLMLAYHCDRYAAKMMKLHEDETLEKILLNSRCHKGRLLYYFPANQSTSDEDNDNLSSWCGWHTDHGSLTGLTCAMFTRDGGEIPCPDSAAGLYVRTRADEIVKVYYGENEIAYQIGETTEILSSGYLCATPHCVRAPKGTEAFNLERSTFALFMQPDWDQKLNFPDEVHIHKEFIPSNCALTFGEYSEKLLDKYYHSKS, encoded by the exons ATGTCTTCCTCACTTCAGTCCCCTTTTCCGGCCGTCAGAACCGTCACCATATCGTACTTAGAGCTACAA GATCGGACTGTTGACTTGTCGGCGAAGATTGAAGAAGGATTCGGACCGAAGGGGCTGGGAATTCTATCGGTTTCTGAT GTCCCTGGATTTCCCTCCTTGCGGCAGGACCTTCTACGTCTTTCATCGAG ATTAGCTAGGTTACCAGAAGATGCGAAGAAGGAGCTGGAAGACCCGGATAGTAG GTATAATTTTGGATGGAGCCATGGGAAAGAGAAACTTGAATCTGGGAAGCCTG ATTTGTTGAAAGGCTCATTCTATGCCAATCCGATATTGGATAGCCCAACAACGGATGCATCTTTAATTCAAAG GTATCCATCATACTGTGGTTCAAATATTTGGCCTACTAAAGAACTCCCAGAACTTGAATTAG CCTTCAAAGCTCTTGGAAAGCTGATTCTTGATGTTGGTTTGATGTTGGCATATCATTGCGACCGATATG CTGCTAAAATGATGAAACTGCATGAGGATGAAACCCTTGAAAAGATACTTCTCAACTCCCGGTGTCATAAAGGGCGATTGCTTTATTATTTTCCAGCAAACCAGAG CACTTCTGATGAAGATAATGATAATCTATCCTCTTGGTGTGGATGGCATACAGATCATGGTTCACTAACAG GTCTAACCTGTGCAATGTTTACAAGAGATGGTGGGGAGATACCTTGCCCTGATAGTGCTGCTGGCCTTTATGTCCGGACAAGAGCTGATGAAATTGTTAAA GTTTATTATGGAGAAAATGAAATCGCGTATCAGATTGGCGAAACTACAGAGATTTTGTCCAGCGGCTATTTGTGTGCAACACCACATTGTGTTCGG GCACCTAAAGGGACGGAAGCTTTTAATCTCGAACGCTCCACATTTGCACTGTTCATGCAACCCGATTG GGATCAAAAGCTCAATTTTCCTGACGAGGTTCATATTCATAAAGAG TTCATTCCCTCAAATTGTGCTCTGACATTCGGAGAGTACTCCGAGAAATTGCTCGACAAATATTACCATAGCAAATCATAA
- the LOC111798376 gene encoding tRNA (guanine(37)-N1)-methyltransferase 2 isoform X3 has protein sequence MLDESEFDVHLKLWALRIPRELCKSAIKILNGYLIDRPRIKPVTEDPTCDKNRYVILSEKVQSTELSEIPEMKLEELKGLCEIELVPYSLTLGYSYWGTDHVLKQILPHGVEVPSSFETIGHVAHLNIHDELLPYKEVIAKVIYDKNYPRIKTVVNKVGSITNEFRVPKFEVLKGENDMETEVKQYGATFKLDYSLVYWNSRLEHEHIRLVSLFQPGEIICDMFAGIGPFAIPAAQKGCIVYANDLNPDSIRYLKINAEINKVGDRVHVHNLDARKFISQLMTVPDNECNSESVASVLKACEKVQVEEVQGSVKTSDESVEGSRSADVSVAALKRSSECCEKDNGIADDASICVAGKGIADDASICVAGKRKGNSNKRLKGSEISHAKTWEHVDHVIMNLPASALHFLDAFRRSIPRKYWKGSLPWIHCYCFMRANENQEFIISVAESALNAKIQDPIFHRVRDVAPNKL, from the exons ATGTTGGACGAAAGCGAATTCGATGTGCATTTGAAACTCTGGGCGCTAAGAATTCCCAGGGAACTCTGTAAATCCGCCATTAAAATACTGAACGG GTACTTAATTGATAGGCCCCGGATTAAACCTGTTACGGAAGATCCAACATGTGATAAGAATCGGTATGTTATATTATCGGAAAAAGTTCAATCTACAG AGTTGTCCGAAATTCCAGAAATGAAGCTTGAAGAACTGAAAGGTTTATGCGAGATTGAACTAGTTCCTTATTCACTAACTCTTGGATATTCTTATTGGGGAACAG ATCATGTACTGAAGCAGATTCTGCCTCATGGAGTGGAAGTGCCATCATCTTTTGAAACAATAG GTCACGTAGCTCACCTTAATATACACGACGAATTGCTCCCTTATAAGGAAGTCATTGCGAAGGTTATTTACGAT AAAAATTATCCGAGAATCAAAACAGTGGTAAATAAAGTGGGGTCGATAACAAATGAGTTTCGGGTTCCGAAGTTTGAAGTTCTGAAGGGAGAGAATGATATGGAAACAGAAGTGAAGCAATATGGAGCAACTTTTAAGCTTGACTACAGTTTGGTCTACTGGAACTCAAGATTAGAGCATGAACACATAAGACTGGTTTCACTGTTCCAACCAGGAGAGATAATTTGTGACATGTTCGCCGGTATTGGTCCTTTTGCTATTCCAGCTGCCCAGAAAGGCTGTATAGTATATGCCAATGACTTGAACCCGGATAGCATTCGATATCTGAAGATTAATGCAGAAATCAATAAAGTCGGTGATCGTGTTCATGTTCATAATTTGGACGCTAGGAAGTTCATTTCTCAATTGATGACCGTGCCAGACAATGAATGTAATTCGGAATCTGTCGCCTCAGTTTTAAAAGCTTGTGAGAAAG TTCAGGTGGAGGAAGTCCAAGGTAGTGTTAAAACTAGCGATGAAAGTGTAGAAGGCTCAAGGAGTGCTGATGTATCTGTTGCTGCTCTTAAAAGATCCTCAGAATGCTGTGAGAAAG ATAATGGAATAGCTGATGATGCTTCCATCTGTGTAGCTGGTAAGGGAATAGCTGATGATGCTTCCATCTGTGTAGCTGGtaagagaaaaggaaacagtAACAAGAGGTTGAAGGGGTCCGAAATATCTCATGCTAAGACGTGGGAGCATGTTGATCATGTGATTATGAACCTCCCCGCTTCTGCTTTACATTTTCTCG ATGCATTTAGGCGCTCGATTCCGAGGAAGTACTGGAAGGGCTCCCTTCCATGGATTCACTGTTATTGCTTCATGCGAGCAAATGAGAATCAAGAGTTCATCATTTCG GTGGCCGAGTCTGCCTTGAATGCCAAAATCCAAGACCCTATTTTTCACAGAGTCAGAGACGTTGCACCAAACAAG CTTTAG
- the LOC111798376 gene encoding tRNA (guanine(37)-N1)-methyltransferase 2 isoform X2 — protein sequence MLDESEFDVHLKLWALRIPRELCKSAIKILNGYLIDRPRIKPVTEDPTCDKNRYVILSEKVQSTELSEIPEMKLEELKGLCEIELVPYSLTLGYSYWGTDHVLKQILPHGVEVPSSFETIGHVAHLNIHDELLPYKEVIAKVIYDKNYPRIKTVVNKVGSITNEFRVPKFEVLKGENDMETEVKQYGATFKLDYSLVYWNSRLEHEHIRLVSLFQPGEIICDMFAGIGPFAIPAAQKGCIVYANDLNPDSIRYLKINAEINKVGDRVHVHNLDARKFISQLMTVPDNECNSESVASVLKACEKVQVEEVQGSVKTSDESVEGSRSADVSVAALKRSSECCEKGKGIADDASICVAGKRKGNSNKRLKGSEISHAKTWEHVDHVIMNLPASALHFLDAFRRSIPRKYWKGSLPWIHCYCFMRANENQEFIISVAESALNAKIQDPIFHRVRDVAPNKAMYCLSFRLPQQCFDEELTS from the exons ATGTTGGACGAAAGCGAATTCGATGTGCATTTGAAACTCTGGGCGCTAAGAATTCCCAGGGAACTCTGTAAATCCGCCATTAAAATACTGAACGG GTACTTAATTGATAGGCCCCGGATTAAACCTGTTACGGAAGATCCAACATGTGATAAGAATCGGTATGTTATATTATCGGAAAAAGTTCAATCTACAG AGTTGTCCGAAATTCCAGAAATGAAGCTTGAAGAACTGAAAGGTTTATGCGAGATTGAACTAGTTCCTTATTCACTAACTCTTGGATATTCTTATTGGGGAACAG ATCATGTACTGAAGCAGATTCTGCCTCATGGAGTGGAAGTGCCATCATCTTTTGAAACAATAG GTCACGTAGCTCACCTTAATATACACGACGAATTGCTCCCTTATAAGGAAGTCATTGCGAAGGTTATTTACGAT AAAAATTATCCGAGAATCAAAACAGTGGTAAATAAAGTGGGGTCGATAACAAATGAGTTTCGGGTTCCGAAGTTTGAAGTTCTGAAGGGAGAGAATGATATGGAAACAGAAGTGAAGCAATATGGAGCAACTTTTAAGCTTGACTACAGTTTGGTCTACTGGAACTCAAGATTAGAGCATGAACACATAAGACTGGTTTCACTGTTCCAACCAGGAGAGATAATTTGTGACATGTTCGCCGGTATTGGTCCTTTTGCTATTCCAGCTGCCCAGAAAGGCTGTATAGTATATGCCAATGACTTGAACCCGGATAGCATTCGATATCTGAAGATTAATGCAGAAATCAATAAAGTCGGTGATCGTGTTCATGTTCATAATTTGGACGCTAGGAAGTTCATTTCTCAATTGATGACCGTGCCAGACAATGAATGTAATTCGGAATCTGTCGCCTCAGTTTTAAAAGCTTGTGAGAAAG TTCAGGTGGAGGAAGTCCAAGGTAGTGTTAAAACTAGCGATGAAAGTGTAGAAGGCTCAAGGAGTGCTGATGTATCTGTTGCTGCTCTTAAAAGATCCTCAGAATGCTGTGAGAAAG GTAAGGGAATAGCTGATGATGCTTCCATCTGTGTAGCTGGtaagagaaaaggaaacagtAACAAGAGGTTGAAGGGGTCCGAAATATCTCATGCTAAGACGTGGGAGCATGTTGATCATGTGATTATGAACCTCCCCGCTTCTGCTTTACATTTTCTCG ATGCATTTAGGCGCTCGATTCCGAGGAAGTACTGGAAGGGCTCCCTTCCATGGATTCACTGTTATTGCTTCATGCGAGCAAATGAGAATCAAGAGTTCATCATTTCG GTGGCCGAGTCTGCCTTGAATGCCAAAATCCAAGACCCTATTTTTCACAGAGTCAGAGACGTTGCACCAAACAAG GCAATGTATTGTTTAAGCTTTAGGCTTCCACAACAATGCTTCGACGAAGAGTTGACTAGCTGA
- the LOC111798376 gene encoding tRNA (guanine(37)-N1)-methyltransferase 2 isoform X1, whose translation MLDESEFDVHLKLWALRIPRELCKSAIKILNGYLIDRPRIKPVTEDPTCDKNRYVILSEKVQSTELSEIPEMKLEELKGLCEIELVPYSLTLGYSYWGTDHVLKQILPHGVEVPSSFETIGHVAHLNIHDELLPYKEVIAKVIYDKNYPRIKTVVNKVGSITNEFRVPKFEVLKGENDMETEVKQYGATFKLDYSLVYWNSRLEHEHIRLVSLFQPGEIICDMFAGIGPFAIPAAQKGCIVYANDLNPDSIRYLKINAEINKVGDRVHVHNLDARKFISQLMTVPDNECNSESVASVLKACEKVQVEEVQGSVKTSDESVEGSRSADVSVAALKRSSECCEKDNGIADDASICVAGKGIADDASICVAGKRKGNSNKRLKGSEISHAKTWEHVDHVIMNLPASALHFLDAFRRSIPRKYWKGSLPWIHCYCFMRANENQEFIISVAESALNAKIQDPIFHRVRDVAPNKAMYCLSFRLPQQCFDEELTS comes from the exons ATGTTGGACGAAAGCGAATTCGATGTGCATTTGAAACTCTGGGCGCTAAGAATTCCCAGGGAACTCTGTAAATCCGCCATTAAAATACTGAACGG GTACTTAATTGATAGGCCCCGGATTAAACCTGTTACGGAAGATCCAACATGTGATAAGAATCGGTATGTTATATTATCGGAAAAAGTTCAATCTACAG AGTTGTCCGAAATTCCAGAAATGAAGCTTGAAGAACTGAAAGGTTTATGCGAGATTGAACTAGTTCCTTATTCACTAACTCTTGGATATTCTTATTGGGGAACAG ATCATGTACTGAAGCAGATTCTGCCTCATGGAGTGGAAGTGCCATCATCTTTTGAAACAATAG GTCACGTAGCTCACCTTAATATACACGACGAATTGCTCCCTTATAAGGAAGTCATTGCGAAGGTTATTTACGAT AAAAATTATCCGAGAATCAAAACAGTGGTAAATAAAGTGGGGTCGATAACAAATGAGTTTCGGGTTCCGAAGTTTGAAGTTCTGAAGGGAGAGAATGATATGGAAACAGAAGTGAAGCAATATGGAGCAACTTTTAAGCTTGACTACAGTTTGGTCTACTGGAACTCAAGATTAGAGCATGAACACATAAGACTGGTTTCACTGTTCCAACCAGGAGAGATAATTTGTGACATGTTCGCCGGTATTGGTCCTTTTGCTATTCCAGCTGCCCAGAAAGGCTGTATAGTATATGCCAATGACTTGAACCCGGATAGCATTCGATATCTGAAGATTAATGCAGAAATCAATAAAGTCGGTGATCGTGTTCATGTTCATAATTTGGACGCTAGGAAGTTCATTTCTCAATTGATGACCGTGCCAGACAATGAATGTAATTCGGAATCTGTCGCCTCAGTTTTAAAAGCTTGTGAGAAAG TTCAGGTGGAGGAAGTCCAAGGTAGTGTTAAAACTAGCGATGAAAGTGTAGAAGGCTCAAGGAGTGCTGATGTATCTGTTGCTGCTCTTAAAAGATCCTCAGAATGCTGTGAGAAAG ATAATGGAATAGCTGATGATGCTTCCATCTGTGTAGCTGGTAAGGGAATAGCTGATGATGCTTCCATCTGTGTAGCTGGtaagagaaaaggaaacagtAACAAGAGGTTGAAGGGGTCCGAAATATCTCATGCTAAGACGTGGGAGCATGTTGATCATGTGATTATGAACCTCCCCGCTTCTGCTTTACATTTTCTCG ATGCATTTAGGCGCTCGATTCCGAGGAAGTACTGGAAGGGCTCCCTTCCATGGATTCACTGTTATTGCTTCATGCGAGCAAATGAGAATCAAGAGTTCATCATTTCG GTGGCCGAGTCTGCCTTGAATGCCAAAATCCAAGACCCTATTTTTCACAGAGTCAGAGACGTTGCACCAAACAAG GCAATGTATTGTTTAAGCTTTAGGCTTCCACAACAATGCTTCGACGAAGAGTTGACTAGCTGA